Proteins from a single region of Verrucomicrobiia bacterium:
- the uvrB gene encoding excinuclease ABC subunit UvrB: MADFELVAPYAPAGDQPGAIARLTAGLERGEPHQVLLGVTGSGKTFTMANVIAAANRPTLIISHNKTLAAQLYAEFKSFFPRNAVEYFVSYFDYYQPEAYIPRTDTFIEKDSSVNDEIERLRLSAMSSLLSRRDVVVVASVSCIYGIGDRDDYESMVLPLRVGQELGRDTLLARLVDLQYSRNDVQIERGRFRVRGDVVEVQPAFAEDAVRIEFFGDQIERFTRFEPLTGEAVDSLDALNIFPGKQFATPQEKIHRALLSIREELGERVAWFEARGKLLEAQRIKMRTEFDLEQLQELGFCSGIENYSRHIAGRPAGSRPGVLLDFFPPDFLLIVDESHATLPQIQGMHAGDMARKTVLVEHGFRLPSALDNRPLNSEEFRSIIRQTIHVSATPGPLELELAGPANVAEQIVRPTGLVDPEIVLKPLKGQVDDLMEEARQRVERGERTLVTTLTKRTAEELTDYLRDLGVNVRYLHSEIDAIERVEILRALRRGDCDVLVGINLLREGLDLPEVSLVAILDADKEGYLRSATSLIQTAGRAARHLNGRVILYADVRTQSIQKFLAVSAYRREKQLAYNREHGITPRSVTRPVEGSLSSHAGARAPAAAAVLRESAAQFDFTETVRELEAEMIAAADRLEFEKAALLRDQIRELKLRISGESPAPTGPAARGRASLSRGGSRRRR; encoded by the coding sequence ATGGCGGATTTCGAACTCGTTGCCCCCTACGCACCCGCCGGCGACCAGCCCGGGGCCATTGCCCGGCTGACGGCCGGACTGGAGCGTGGGGAGCCGCATCAGGTGCTCCTGGGGGTCACCGGATCGGGGAAGACGTTCACCATGGCGAACGTCATTGCCGCCGCCAACCGGCCAACGCTCATCATCTCCCACAACAAGACGCTCGCCGCGCAGCTCTATGCGGAGTTCAAGTCGTTCTTTCCCCGGAACGCCGTCGAGTACTTCGTGAGCTACTTCGACTACTACCAGCCGGAAGCCTACATCCCGCGAACGGATACCTTCATCGAGAAGGACTCGTCGGTGAACGACGAGATCGAACGGCTGCGCCTGTCGGCGATGTCGAGCCTGCTGAGCCGCCGGGACGTCGTGGTGGTGGCCAGCGTCTCCTGCATCTATGGCATTGGCGACCGGGACGACTACGAGTCCATGGTGCTCCCGCTTCGGGTGGGGCAGGAGCTCGGACGCGACACCCTTCTGGCGCGGCTGGTGGACCTCCAGTATTCCCGCAATGATGTGCAGATTGAGCGCGGGCGCTTCCGCGTGCGCGGGGACGTGGTCGAGGTGCAGCCGGCGTTCGCGGAGGATGCCGTGCGCATCGAATTCTTCGGCGACCAGATCGAGCGGTTCACCCGGTTTGAACCGTTGACCGGTGAGGCGGTGGACTCCCTCGACGCGCTGAACATCTTTCCTGGAAAACAGTTCGCAACACCCCAGGAAAAGATCCATCGGGCGCTGCTCTCCATTCGCGAGGAACTGGGCGAACGCGTCGCGTGGTTCGAGGCGCGGGGGAAGCTCCTTGAGGCGCAGCGCATCAAGATGCGCACCGAGTTTGACCTCGAGCAGCTCCAGGAGCTGGGGTTCTGCTCGGGCATCGAGAATTACTCCCGGCATATCGCGGGCCGCCCGGCCGGGTCGCGTCCCGGGGTGCTGCTCGACTTCTTCCCACCGGATTTTCTCCTGATCGTGGACGAGTCGCATGCCACGTTGCCGCAAATCCAAGGCATGCATGCCGGCGACATGGCCCGCAAGACGGTGCTGGTGGAACACGGGTTCCGGCTGCCAAGCGCACTCGACAATCGTCCGCTGAATTCCGAGGAATTCCGCTCGATCATCCGCCAGACGATCCACGTAAGCGCCACGCCGGGCCCGCTCGAACTGGAGCTCGCCGGTCCGGCCAATGTGGCGGAACAGATCGTCCGGCCCACCGGCCTGGTGGATCCGGAGATCGTGCTCAAGCCGCTCAAGGGCCAGGTGGATGACCTGATGGAGGAGGCACGCCAGCGGGTGGAGCGCGGGGAGCGGACGCTGGTGACCACCCTCACCAAGCGTACGGCGGAGGAGCTCACCGACTACCTGCGGGACCTCGGCGTCAACGTCCGGTACCTGCACAGCGAGATTGATGCGATCGAGCGGGTCGAGATCCTGCGTGCGCTGCGCCGTGGGGACTGCGATGTCCTTGTGGGGATCAACCTGCTGCGGGAGGGGCTGGACCTGCCGGAAGTGTCGCTGGTGGCGATCCTGGATGCGGACAAGGAGGGCTATTTACGCAGCGCGACCAGCCTGATCCAGACCGCCGGGCGGGCGGCGCGGCATTTGAACGGCCGGGTGATCCTGTACGCGGATGTGCGCACCCAAAGCATCCAGAAGTTTCTGGCGGTATCCGCTTATCGCCGGGAGAAGCAACTGGCCTACAACCGTGAGCATGGGATCACCCCGCGCTCGGTGACCCGACCGGTGGAGGGGAGCCTGTCGAGCCACGCCGGGGCCCGTGCACCCGCCGCGGCCGCGGTCCTCCGGGAGAGTGCGGCCCAATTCGACTTCACGGAGACCGTCCGCGAGCTGGAGGCGGAAATGATCGCCGCGGCGGACCGCCTGGAGTTTGAGAAGGCGGCGCTGCTCCGGGACCAGATCCGCGAACTGAAACTGCGGATCTCCGGAGAATCGCCGGCCCCCACGGGTCCTGCGGCGCGGGGCCGGGCAAGCCTCTCCCGGGGCGGGAGCCGGCGGCGGCGCTGA
- a CDS encoding CHAD domain-containing protein — protein MRTSLESALKEFRRQVRHSRRRGDAASIHRLRVVSRRLVVWCELLEILGAGSRASEARRRVKRMLRSLARLRDLHVQRQLLATVPSALKPAARILRRELRREQPERARRVHARCRGLHPSRIGRLILEAAGATPVGATPVVPESDARLVRDLARWLAGLEREARHRLQAARAARPETLHGLRIAVKHLRYGLELAWTADPRAPAAAARRLRDLQAVLGEIQDADVCRALVLARVESHPDDARQLAPLQRWLERRRDARIRRVLRRRRTLLPAVTPDAGGSG, from the coding sequence ATGCGGACCTCCCTGGAGTCCGCACTCAAGGAGTTCCGGCGCCAGGTGCGGCACAGCCGGCGTCGGGGCGATGCCGCGTCCATCCACCGCCTGAGAGTGGTCTCCCGCCGGCTGGTCGTCTGGTGCGAGCTCCTCGAGATCCTGGGCGCCGGGTCCCGGGCCTCCGAGGCGCGTCGTCGCGTCAAGCGCATGCTCCGATCCCTCGCCCGACTGCGGGACCTGCATGTGCAGCGCCAGTTGCTCGCCACCGTGCCCTCCGCACTGAAGCCTGCGGCACGCATCCTTCGACGGGAGCTCCGTCGCGAGCAACCGGAGCGTGCGCGGCGCGTCCACGCGCGATGCCGCGGGCTCCATCCGTCCCGCATAGGTCGGCTGATCCTTGAGGCTGCCGGAGCGACCCCCGTTGGAGCAACGCCGGTGGTACCGGAGTCCGACGCCCGGCTGGTGCGGGATCTGGCGCGATGGCTGGCCGGATTGGAACGGGAAGCCCGCCACCGGCTCCAAGCCGCCCGCGCCGCAAGACCTGAAACGCTCCATGGTCTGCGAATTGCCGTGAAACACCTGCGGTACGGTCTGGAACTGGCATGGACCGCAGATCCCAGGGCGCCCGCTGCCGCGGCGAGACGACTTCGAGACCTGCAGGCGGTGCTGGGGGAAATCCAGGATGCGGACGTCTGTCGGGCGTTGGTCCTCGCGAGGGTCGAGTCGCATCCGGACGATGCGCGGCAGCTTGCCCCCCTCCAGCGCTGGCTTGAACGACGTCGTGACGCCCGGATCCGGCGGGTGCTTCGCCGGCGGCGGACCCTGCTTCCCGCGGTGACCCCGGATGCCGGCGGCTCCGGATGA
- a CDS encoding histidine phosphatase family protein, giving the protein MDVYLLRHAQAEASPPPDRTGDRWRELSAEGRDRARGIGRAMARMDPGLEIVLTSPAPRARATAEAVVAALRPRPVLEDLEALWIGGNPRAVAARLRKDSKALGAVLLVGHEPDLGHLVSLWLTGGPRLRLTFKKCGLCKLKLDHVASARCARLEWLLTPRQLMAIGGG; this is encoded by the coding sequence ATGGATGTGTACCTGTTGCGTCATGCCCAGGCCGAGGCGTCGCCACCCCCGGACCGCACCGGAGATCGCTGGCGCGAGCTGAGTGCCGAGGGGCGTGACAGGGCCCGTGGGATTGGTCGCGCGATGGCACGAATGGATCCCGGGCTGGAGATCGTCCTCACATCTCCGGCTCCCCGGGCCCGGGCAACCGCCGAGGCGGTGGTTGCAGCGCTGCGGCCACGACCCGTTCTGGAGGACCTCGAAGCGCTGTGGATCGGCGGCAATCCCCGGGCGGTGGCGGCGCGACTGCGGAAGGATTCGAAGGCCCTGGGGGCGGTGCTGCTGGTGGGGCATGAGCCTGACCTTGGCCATCTCGTCTCGTTGTGGCTCACCGGTGGGCCCCGCCTGCGGCTCACCTTCAAGAAATGCGGGCTGTGCAAGCTGAAGCTGGACCATGTGGCGTCCGCGCGCTGCGCCCGCCTCGAGTGGTTGTTGACGCCGCGGCAGCTGATGGCCATCGGGGGCGGTTAG
- a CDS encoding dipeptide epimerase, with protein MELRSWRFDLALRHPWAIAADPPAGVARGRWTYPVVFVTLTGRDGRQGLGEASPSGQYGESHETVAAFLRRVDPDRLSFDDVRGSMDYLDAVAPGAFPAKCALNLALLDGAARGVGRSVGDLLGIGFTEGRHVVSFTIGLDTPERMAAKASEAVLMPVLKVKLGSPRDRENFGAVRAAAPGKWIRVDANQAWRRSDEALRNLEWLAAAGRVEFVEQPMPATTPRADALWLKERSPLPLMGDESYQSARDAEACAERFHGVNVKLVKTGGVTGALEALQAARRLGLKTMLGCMIESSVLITAAAHLADLTDYLDLDGNLLITNDPYRGVECVDGRMTFHGAPGTTGLRVAVR; from the coding sequence ATGGAATTGAGGTCTTGGAGGTTCGATCTCGCGTTGCGTCATCCCTGGGCGATCGCGGCCGATCCTCCCGCAGGGGTTGCTCGGGGCCGATGGACCTATCCCGTGGTGTTCGTCACCCTGACGGGTCGGGATGGGCGGCAGGGCCTCGGCGAGGCATCCCCGTCCGGCCAATATGGCGAGTCCCACGAGACGGTGGCGGCGTTCCTCCGCAGGGTGGACCCGGACCGGCTGTCGTTCGACGACGTCCGGGGCAGCATGGATTATCTCGACGCGGTCGCGCCCGGTGCGTTTCCCGCAAAGTGTGCGCTGAACCTTGCGCTGCTGGATGGCGCGGCGCGCGGCGTGGGAAGGTCGGTGGGAGATTTGCTTGGCATTGGATTCACCGAAGGGCGGCACGTGGTTTCGTTCACCATCGGCCTGGACACCCCGGAACGGATGGCGGCGAAGGCATCCGAGGCCGTGCTCATGCCCGTGCTCAAGGTCAAGCTGGGCAGTCCCCGCGATCGGGAGAATTTCGGCGCCGTCCGCGCCGCGGCACCGGGGAAATGGATTCGCGTGGACGCAAACCAGGCGTGGCGGCGTTCCGATGAGGCGCTGCGGAACCTTGAGTGGCTGGCGGCCGCGGGCCGGGTGGAATTTGTTGAGCAGCCCATGCCTGCCACCACGCCGAGGGCCGATGCCCTGTGGCTGAAGGAGCGGTCCCCGCTCCCGCTGATGGGGGATGAATCGTACCAGTCGGCGCGCGACGCCGAGGCGTGTGCGGAGCGGTTCCACGGGGTCAACGTCAAGCTCGTGAAGACCGGCGGCGTCACCGGCGCCCTTGAGGCGCTGCAGGCCGCGCGGCGCCTTGGATTGAAGACCATGCTGGGGTGCATGATCGAAAGTTCCGTGCTGATCACCGCGGCCGCACATCTGGCGGACCTCACCGATTATCTGGATCTCGATGGCAATCTCCTGATCACCAACGACCCCTACCGGGGTGTCGAATGCGTGGACGGCCGGATGACCTTCCACGGCGCCCCGGGCACCACCGGGCTGCGGGTCGCGGTGCGCTGA
- a CDS encoding ABC transporter ATP-binding protein, with protein MRTYLQALKFFRDDRRHILGALALLLASTGLALLKPWPLAWIVDRLSGADAGVAAMWTGSTPAFIAVLSGALVLIHGAHALVGAWQQGVVIVTGLRGLARVRQAVFAWLLRLSLRRLQGSRAGDLIYRATWDSYAFQTLLTQGVFTAAGATLSVVAMTLVMAQLDGRLTLVALATIPVLMAVMRGFGPQLGERAGAAQSADAQVAGAVEQGVALLPLIQGFTREAFETSRFAERVEGAFQNRWRQHRLEVAYLALVALVLATGTGAIVWAGSGRVEAGRLTVGELLVFVAYLFQLYEPLSQLSHVGSTVSQARAGTVRVLELLESNPGAPRAADGAFGPAALPDTAPAIEFEHVSFAHVPGQPVLHDLVCRIEPGEVIVLTGPSGSGKSTLLHLLPRFFDPDSGRIRLNGQDLIAYPVEGLRRRITMVLQESRLLPGTLAENIALGRDGASREAVEAAARAADADGFIRRLPLGYDTVVGEGAARLSVGEQQRIGLARAFLKDAPVLLLDEPTSALDEASEAAVLDGLAMLVRGRTVLLVTHRPAAFRLGHRILHLHDGQLKSV; from the coding sequence ATGCGCACCTATCTTCAGGCCCTCAAGTTCTTCCGGGATGATCGCCGGCACATCCTCGGAGCCCTTGCGCTGCTGTTGGCCAGCACCGGGCTCGCGCTGCTCAAGCCGTGGCCGCTGGCGTGGATTGTGGACCGGTTGAGCGGGGCGGACGCTGGCGTTGCCGCGATGTGGACGGGTTCCACACCGGCTTTCATCGCCGTCCTGTCAGGCGCCCTGGTTCTGATCCACGGCGCCCATGCGCTGGTGGGAGCGTGGCAGCAGGGGGTGGTCATTGTCACCGGCCTGCGCGGGCTGGCCCGGGTGCGCCAGGCCGTATTTGCCTGGCTGCTCCGCCTTTCCCTCAGGCGCCTGCAGGGTTCACGGGCGGGGGATCTCATCTATCGGGCCACTTGGGACTCCTACGCGTTTCAAACCCTGCTCACCCAGGGGGTGTTCACCGCGGCTGGGGCGACCCTTTCGGTGGTGGCGATGACGCTGGTGATGGCGCAATTGGACGGCCGCCTGACCTTGGTGGCCCTGGCCACGATCCCGGTGCTGATGGCTGTCATGCGGGGCTTTGGCCCCCAACTCGGCGAGCGGGCCGGGGCGGCGCAATCGGCGGATGCCCAGGTGGCCGGTGCCGTGGAGCAGGGGGTGGCGCTGCTGCCCCTCATCCAGGGGTTCACCCGTGAGGCTTTTGAGACCTCACGGTTCGCGGAGCGTGTTGAGGGGGCCTTCCAAAACCGGTGGCGGCAACACCGGCTTGAAGTGGCCTATCTCGCGCTCGTGGCCCTGGTGCTGGCGACGGGAACGGGGGCGATTGTCTGGGCAGGGTCCGGCCGTGTCGAAGCCGGGCGCCTCACCGTCGGGGAATTGCTGGTCTTCGTGGCCTACCTCTTCCAGCTCTACGAGCCGTTGAGCCAGCTGTCGCATGTCGGTTCGACGGTCAGCCAGGCCCGGGCCGGTACCGTGCGCGTGCTGGAGTTGCTGGAGTCGAATCCGGGGGCTCCGCGGGCCGCCGACGGTGCCTTCGGCCCCGCGGCGTTGCCGGACACCGCACCGGCCATCGAGTTCGAGCACGTGTCGTTCGCCCATGTCCCGGGCCAGCCGGTGTTGCACGACCTTGTGTGCCGGATCGAGCCGGGTGAAGTGATCGTGCTGACGGGCCCGAGCGGTTCCGGGAAATCCACGTTGCTGCATTTGCTGCCCCGATTTTTTGATCCGGATTCCGGGAGGATCCGGCTCAACGGGCAGGACCTGATCGCGTATCCGGTGGAGGGGCTCCGGCGCCGGATCACGATGGTCCTTCAGGAGTCCCGGCTTCTGCCGGGAACGCTTGCGGAGAACATCGCCCTGGGTCGTGACGGGGCTTCGCGCGAGGCCGTGGAGGCGGCGGCACGCGCTGCGGACGCCGACGGTTTCATACGGCGGCTGCCGCTGGGCTACGACACGGTCGTCGGCGAGGGCGCGGCCCGGTTGAGCGTCGGCGAACAGCAGCGGATCGGACTCGCGCGCGCATTCCTGAAGGATGCCCCGGTCCTGCTTCTGGACGAGCCGACCAGCGCCCTGGATGAAGCCAGTGAGGCGGCGGTCCTGGATGGTCTGGCGATGCTGGTGCGCGGCCGCACCGTCCTGCTCGTCACCCACCGCCCGGCGGCGTTCCGGCTCGGCCACCGGATCCTGCACCTGCACGACGGACAGCTGAAGTCCGTCTGA
- a CDS encoding beta-lactamase family protein, with protein MQPPRFRPSARSRQLCGSAAAILLLALASVRGQNLEIREALELLLPTTPGTVHALERSDDLAGWMPIESGILGEGRPVRRFLPAPPEGSAYYRMTSESPDDLTPMLEPIRTRTRVPALGAILVVSNRVVAMGAVGLRRHGSSVEVTITDKWHHGSITKSMTATAAAVLVERGQLQWSATMGELLGPLLPSMDDAWRPVTLDQLLRHRGGAPTSAQIAGVWATLWNHTGSPRQQRLTWLELIASRPPPNPPGGDYQYSNAGYVFAGMMLEQVTGKSWEESMVELVFRPLQMDSAGFGVPATPRFLDQPWGHQWNSGVPRPVPPGNDSDNPAGMGPAGTVHCTLLDLARYGTFHAREGRGDASPLISPGNFSRLHEALSGETYAFGWSTGTRPWAGGRVISHSGSNVQWYTSVWIAPLKQAVLIAVTNIGDNTGTVARDTTNDVITALINSYLR; from the coding sequence GTGCAACCACCCCGATTTCGTCCGTCGGCCCGGAGTCGTCAGCTCTGCGGCTCAGCCGCCGCGATCCTTCTGCTGGCACTGGCTTCCGTACGGGGCCAGAACCTCGAAATTCGTGAAGCCTTGGAACTGCTGCTGCCCACGACCCCGGGAACAGTCCACGCACTGGAGCGTTCCGACGACCTCGCAGGGTGGATGCCGATCGAGTCGGGCATCCTGGGCGAGGGCCGGCCGGTGCGGCGATTTCTCCCGGCACCACCGGAAGGGTCCGCCTACTACCGCATGACCTCGGAGTCTCCGGACGACCTGACGCCGATGCTCGAGCCCATCCGCACCCGGACTCGCGTTCCGGCACTCGGAGCCATATTGGTCGTGTCCAATCGCGTCGTGGCGATGGGTGCGGTCGGCCTGCGTCGGCATGGCTCCAGCGTGGAAGTGACGATCACCGACAAGTGGCATCATGGTTCGATCACGAAATCCATGACCGCCACGGCCGCCGCGGTCCTTGTGGAGCGGGGCCAGCTGCAGTGGTCGGCCACCATGGGCGAACTCCTGGGGCCCTTGCTGCCCTCCATGGATGACGCATGGAGACCTGTGACCCTCGACCAGTTGTTGCGACACCGGGGCGGCGCCCCCACATCGGCCCAGATCGCAGGAGTCTGGGCGACCCTTTGGAACCACACGGGAAGTCCCCGGCAGCAACGCCTGACCTGGTTGGAACTGATCGCCTCGCGACCGCCGCCCAATCCCCCGGGCGGCGACTACCAGTACTCCAACGCCGGATACGTCTTTGCCGGCATGATGCTCGAGCAGGTCACCGGAAAATCGTGGGAGGAATCCATGGTGGAGCTGGTCTTCCGGCCGCTGCAGATGGATTCGGCCGGATTTGGCGTTCCGGCGACGCCCCGGTTTCTGGATCAACCTTGGGGACACCAATGGAACAGTGGCGTACCGCGCCCCGTCCCTCCGGGAAACGACTCGGACAATCCGGCGGGAATGGGACCGGCTGGCACGGTGCACTGCACCCTTCTCGATCTCGCCAGGTACGGCACGTTCCACGCGCGCGAAGGACGCGGAGACGCCAGCCCGTTGATCTCACCGGGCAATTTTTCCCGCCTCCATGAGGCGCTTTCGGGTGAGACCTATGCCTTCGGGTGGTCCACGGGGACGCGCCCCTGGGCCGGAGGTCGTGTCATCAGCCATTCGGGATCCAATGTGCAATGGTACACCAGCGTCTGGATCGCCCCGCTGAAGCAGGCGGTGCTGATCGCCGTCACCAACATCGGGGACAACACGGGGACCGTGGCGAGGGACACCACCAATGACGTCATCACCGCACTGATCAACAGCTACCTCCGCTGA
- a CDS encoding DUF4230 domain-containing protein has product MRSLFETGLVPAMLTVLLAAVGLGLWAVWRIVNEAGRAGAAVAKASGDAAGAVAEGLARVLRDSFNLQPHVTVAGETRIEAPRSARELVLIKQTMERRHRWTHQRLWSTKRLDVGALFTVSVGFDLGQAIDIEVNRGGRQARATLPRPRILSVNLDTLHPARELDGWWNRITPEDRAQVHAHLQRLVEDDARAAGLLEMAEQELRNVLSAEMHRQGGQIEFRSIADPASGSPTSTPGL; this is encoded by the coding sequence ATGCGCTCCCTATTCGAAACCGGGTTGGTCCCCGCGATGCTCACCGTGTTGCTTGCGGCTGTGGGGCTTGGGTTGTGGGCGGTGTGGCGGATCGTGAACGAGGCCGGACGCGCCGGGGCCGCGGTGGCGAAGGCATCCGGCGATGCGGCCGGTGCCGTCGCCGAGGGACTGGCCCGGGTCTTGCGCGACTCCTTCAATCTACAGCCGCATGTGACCGTTGCCGGGGAAACGCGCATTGAAGCGCCGCGATCCGCCAGGGAACTGGTCCTGATCAAGCAGACGATGGAGCGGCGCCACCGATGGACCCATCAGCGCCTGTGGAGCACCAAGCGGCTGGACGTCGGGGCGCTGTTCACCGTGAGCGTGGGCTTCGACCTTGGCCAGGCGATTGACATCGAGGTGAACCGCGGCGGACGCCAGGCGCGTGCCACGCTGCCACGGCCCCGAATTTTGTCCGTGAACCTCGACACGCTGCATCCCGCCCGCGAGCTGGACGGCTGGTGGAATCGCATCACGCCCGAGGATCGGGCCCAGGTACACGCGCACCTGCAGCGGCTGGTCGAAGACGACGCCCGGGCGGCAGGCCTCCTGGAGATGGCAGAGCAGGAACTTCGAAACGTGCTGTCCGCCGAAATGCACCGGCAGGGCGGCCAGATCGAATTTCGCAGTATTGCGGATCCAGCCTCCGGCAGTCCGACCAGTACTCCCGGCTTGTGA
- a CDS encoding VCBS repeat-containing protein has product MIVLSMTALGADRTLHSFQRQTLSDQFWCEGANVADFNRDGVMDIVSGPWWYEGPGFTNRHEIYPPEASFELALGPLTRVTVPGFEGALGVNNTYSDNFFAFPYDFNRDGWMDVLVVGFPGKETVWYENPKSSGRHWPRHVVFHQTDNESPTFADLTGDGQPELVCITGGAYGYATWDPADPQKPWAWHRITPVKNYGNFTHGMGIGDVNGDGRLDLLEKDGWWEQPASLAGDPEWTFHPGPFGLGGSQMHAYDVNGDGLNDIITALTAHAYGLAWFEQYREGGDIKFREHILMNKEPAENRYGVKFSELHAVELVDMDGDGLKDIVTGKRFWSHGRMGDPDRNQAAVSYWFRLVRGPGGTVDFVPYLMDDQSGVGTQLVVADVDGNGHPDLVVGNKKGTFVLFHEARTVSEAEWTAAQPRPIAR; this is encoded by the coding sequence ATGATCGTCCTCAGCATGACCGCTCTCGGCGCGGACCGGACGCTCCACAGCTTCCAACGGCAAACCTTGAGCGACCAGTTCTGGTGCGAGGGGGCGAATGTCGCGGATTTCAACCGCGACGGCGTGATGGACATCGTCTCCGGTCCCTGGTGGTACGAGGGACCCGGCTTCACCAACCGCCACGAGATCTACCCTCCAGAAGCCAGCTTCGAGCTGGCCCTTGGGCCGCTGACCCGCGTGACCGTGCCGGGGTTCGAAGGGGCTCTCGGGGTCAACAACACCTATTCGGACAATTTTTTCGCCTTCCCTTACGATTTCAACCGGGACGGCTGGATGGATGTATTGGTCGTGGGGTTTCCCGGCAAGGAGACCGTCTGGTACGAGAACCCAAAATCATCCGGCCGCCACTGGCCGCGCCACGTGGTCTTCCACCAGACCGACAATGAATCCCCGACCTTCGCCGACCTCACCGGGGATGGGCAGCCCGAACTGGTTTGCATCACCGGGGGTGCCTACGGGTACGCCACCTGGGATCCGGCGGATCCTCAGAAGCCCTGGGCCTGGCACCGGATCACCCCGGTGAAGAATTACGGAAACTTCACCCACGGAATGGGAATCGGGGACGTCAATGGCGACGGACGTCTGGACTTGTTGGAGAAGGATGGCTGGTGGGAACAGCCTGCATCGCTTGCCGGGGATCCGGAGTGGACGTTTCACCCCGGACCGTTCGGGCTCGGCGGTTCGCAGATGCACGCCTACGACGTGAATGGCGACGGACTCAATGACATCATCACCGCCCTGACGGCACACGCCTACGGACTCGCCTGGTTTGAGCAGTACCGGGAGGGCGGCGACATCAAGTTCCGCGAACACATCCTGATGAACAAGGAACCCGCGGAGAACCGGTACGGCGTCAAATTTTCCGAGCTGCACGCCGTGGAACTCGTGGACATGGATGGCGACGGCTTGAAGGACATTGTCACCGGCAAGCGGTTTTGGTCCCACGGCCGCATGGGCGATCCCGATCGAAACCAGGCTGCCGTCAGCTACTGGTTCCGCCTGGTGCGCGGTCCGGGGGGCACCGTGGACTTCGTGCCCTACCTGATGGATGACCAGTCCGGAGTGGGCACCCAACTGGTGGTGGCCGATGTGGATGGCAATGGCCACCCCGACCTCGTGGTGGGCAACAAAAAGGGCACGTTCGTGTTGTTCCACGAGGCCCGGACGGTGTCCGAGGCGGAGTGGACCGCGGCCCAGCCACGACCGATCGCACGGTAG
- a CDS encoding universal stress protein, which translates to MIRALEFVMRNPLLQGVRCHLLRAGQVDDTAKWYLEEAAARLRQVGYPVVTHAIAGPPEAVLADVIGREGIQLMVMGAYGHSPIRTFLLGSTTTNMVRTCDIPILMFR; encoded by the coding sequence GTGATCCGCGCGCTGGAGTTTGTGATGCGGAATCCGTTGCTCCAGGGGGTGCGCTGTCATCTCCTCCGGGCAGGGCAGGTGGATGACACCGCGAAGTGGTACCTTGAGGAGGCCGCCGCGCGGCTGCGGCAGGTGGGATATCCCGTCGTCACCCATGCGATCGCCGGCCCGCCGGAAGCGGTCCTCGCCGACGTCATCGGTCGCGAGGGCATCCAGTTGATGGTCATGGGGGCCTACGGGCATTCCCCCATTCGGACGTTCCTCCTCGGCAGCACGACCACGAACATGGTGCGGACCTGTGACATTCCCATCCTGATGTTCCGATAG
- a CDS encoding TraR/DksA C4-type zinc finger protein codes for MDWEVLDQFRRQLEDREAQLCASLEARSDSTATVTLDTSIGRLSRMDAIQSQQMALGLKSRQQQALQRVRNALQAIRNGTYGQCRRCRGPIAVERLEVQPDAVVCVPCAGSSRRP; via the coding sequence ATGGACTGGGAAGTGCTCGATCAGTTTCGGAGACAACTGGAGGACAGGGAGGCTCAGCTGTGTGCGTCGCTGGAGGCCCGGTCGGATTCCACGGCAACCGTCACGCTCGACACGTCCATCGGTCGCCTGTCGCGAATGGACGCGATCCAGTCCCAGCAGATGGCCCTCGGATTGAAGTCCCGGCAGCAGCAGGCGCTTCAGCGGGTCCGCAATGCCCTGCAGGCCATTCGCAATGGCACCTACGGGCAATGCCGCCGGTGCCGCGGGCCGATCGCGGTCGAACGTCTCGAAGTTCAGCCTGACGCAGTGGTTTGCGTTCCGTGCGCCGGATCGTCCAGGCGGCCTTGA